A window of Nocardiopsis sp. Huas11 genomic DNA:
ACTACGCGGCTAGCAGCCGGGCAGGCGCTCCACCAGGTACATCTCCACCTGGTCGAGGGAGACGCGCTCCTGGGACATGGTGTCGCGCTCGCGCACGGTCACCGCATTGTCCTCCAGGGTGTCGAAGTCCACCGTCACGCAGAACGGGGTGCCGATCTCGTCCTGGCGGCGGTAGCGGCGGCCGATGGCGCCGGCGTCGTCGAACTCCACGTTCCAGCGCTTGCGCAGCGCGGCCGCCAGGTCGCGCGCCTTCGGCGACAGGTCGGTGTTGCGCGACAGCGGCAGCACGGCGACCTTGACCGGCGACAGGCGCGGGTCCAGCCGCATCACGGCGCGCTTCTCCAGCTTGCCCTTGGCGTTGGGCGCCTCGTCGACGTTGTAGGCGTCCAGCATGAAGGTGAGCACCGTGCGGTCGACACCGGCCGCGGGCTCGATGACGTACGGGAAGTACCGCTCGTTCTTCTCCTGGTCGAAGAAGGACAGGTCGGTACCCGAGGCCTCCGAGTGCGTCCGCAGGTCGTAGTCGGTGCGGTTGGCGACGCCCTCCAGCTCACCCCACTCGCCACCCTGGAAGTTGAACCGGTACTCGATGTCCACGGTCCGGGTGGAGTAGTGGGACAGCTTCTCCTTCGGGTGCTCGTACAGGCGCAGGTTGTCCTTGGCGATGCCCAGGTCCAGGTACCACTGGTAACGGGTGTCGATCCAGTACTGGTGCCATTCCTCGTCACTGCCCGGACGGACGAAGAACTCCATCTCCATCTGCTCGAACTCGCGGGTCCGGAAGATGAAGTTGCCGGGGGTGATCTCGTTGCGGAACGACTTGCCGATCTGGCCGATGCCGAACGGGATCTTGCGGCGGGCGCTCTGCTCGACGTTCTTGTAGTTGACGAAGATGCCCTGGGCGGTCTCCGGGCGCAGGTAGGCCAGGCCCTTGTCGTCCTGGACCGGGCCCAGGTGGGTGCGCAGCAGGCCGTTGAACATGCGCGGCTCGGTGAAGGAGTCCTTGGCGCCGCAGTTGGGGCAGGCCAGGGCCTTCAGGCCCTCCTCGGGCTCGCGGCCGTGCTTCTCCTCGTAGGCCTCGATGAGGTGGTCGGCCCGGAAGCGCTTGTGGCAGGACTGGCACTCGGTGAGCGGGTCGACGAACGCCTTGACGTGGCCGGAGGCCTCCCAGACCTCGCGGGCCAGGATGACGCTGGAGTCGAGGCCGACGATGTCGTCGCGCTCCTGCACCATGGAGCGCCACCACTGGCGCTTGACGTTGGCCTTGAGCTCCACGCCCAGGGGACCGTAGTCCCAGGCGGCGCGCAGGCCGCCGTAGATCTCACTCGAGGGGTAGACCAGGCCTCGACGCTTGGCGAGGTTGACCAGTGCGTCCATTGCCTCTGACTTGGCGGCCATGGGTGACTCTCCATCCGGCTGGCGGTCGGTGGATCGCGGTGCGCGATACATCGTTGTGGTCGGGGCGCGAAACGCGTGACGAACCGGGGAGTGGCACGTCAGACGGCCGCGTCCACCCAGGCTAGAGCACGCGGGGACCCTGGTGCGCACGATTTCCGCCGTGGCGCGGGGCCCGGCGGCCCCCGTCGTTCAGCCGCGGGACCCCTCGCTGGTGAGGAGCTCGAAGGCGGTCGGCTCGTCGATGCAGCGGGAGAGCAGGGGCACCGCGTGGACCTTGACGTCGAAGTCGGAGAGCGCCCTGCGGTAGAACCCGGCGCCCTCCCACTCCGTGACCACGGTCCACAGGGACGGATCATCGGCGGCCCTGCCCAGCCGGTGGCCCAGGAAGCCCGGACGGCGGGAGAGCACCTCGACCGCGACCGCGGCGTCGGACTGGAAGGCCTCGGTGTCGGCCTCGGGCACGGAGTAGCGGGTGATGACGATCACGCCACCATTGTGGCCTACCCGGCGGACCCGCGGCGCCGGGACGGGACGGCGGGACGGGACGGCGGGACGGGACGGCGGGACGGGACGGCGTGGACGGCCGCCGCCCGCCCTCCGCCGTCCCCGCGCGTCCCGTACCGGCGGTCAGTCCCGGCCGAAGACCCGGTCCACGACCCGTTCGGCGGCATGGCCGTCGTCCAGGGGGCAGAACCGTTCGACGAAGGACCGGTAGGTGCCCCGGTGCTCCTCGGCGACCCGGTCGATGTCCAGCAGGGCGCCGATGACGTCGTCGGAGCGCGTGAGCAGCGGCCCCGGCGCGGTCTCCTCGAAGTCGAAGTAGAACCCGCGCAGGTTGTCCCGGTAGCTCTCGAGGTCGTAGGTGAAGAAGAGCATGGGGCGGCCGGTGTTGGCGAAGTCGAACATCATCGACGAGTAGTCGGTGACCAGGACGTCGGTGACCAGGAACAGCTCCATGATCTCCGGGTAGAGGGAGACGTCGTAGACGAAGTCCTCGCCCACGATCGGCACGCTGTCCACGACCCGCGGGTGGCGGCGCACCAGCAGCACGTGGTCCTCGCCCAGCTTCTCGTACATCCGCCGCAGGTCCAGGTGCAGGTCGAGCTTGTGCTTGCCGCGCGTGTAGTACTTGTCGTCCCGCCAGGTCGGAGCGTAGAGCACGACCTTCTTGCCCTCCGGCAGACCGAGGCGGCGCCGCGTGCGCTCGGCGAGGGCCTCCCGGTCCGGCGAGAAGAAGATGTCGTTGCGCGGGTAGCCGGTCTCCAGGATCTCGCCCTCGAAGCGGAAGGCGCTGCGCAGGATGGGCGTCGCCCAGGGGCTGGGCGAGACCAGGTAGTCCCACTGCCGGGTCTCCCAGGCGAGCATGTCGAAGTAGTCGCGGGACTTGCCCCGGATGTTCTCGACGTCGAAGCCGATCCGCTTGAGCATCGACCCGTGCCAGGTCTGGACGACCACCTGGTCGGGCCGGGCGTCGAACCACGCCGGCTGGCGCGAGTTGGTCACCAGGTAGCGGCTGCGCGCCAGGGCCTCGTAGTACTCGCGGCCCCGGTGGCGCACGGGCGCCAGGTCCGCGGGCGGGCGCACCTGCCCGTCGGCGACCAGCCAGGACATGGGGTAGTCGGCCCACCGTCCGCGCCGGCGCAGCTCCTCGTGGATGCTCCGCGGGCTGTCGGAGTACTGGCGGCCGGTGTAGGTGTCGAACAGCACCCCGTCCACGACCGGCGTGTGGCGCTGGGCCGCGTAGAAGCCCTCGCGCAGCTCGCGCTGGGCGAAGGCGCCGCGCTCGGCCGGGTGCAGGTCGGTCCCGACCCGCAGGACCGGCAGGCCGTGGCCCTTGTAGGAGAGCGTGTAGGTGCGCTCGGAGGTCTGCATCGCCAGCGGCAGGTGCGAGATGAGCTCCTCGGAGAACTCCACGCCGACGTCGGTGGAGCCGGCGCCGTCGAGGTCGGCCACCCGCCCCCACAGCTGGTAGCCGCCGGCGGGCAGGGACAGCTCACCGGACAGCGTGGGGACGTCGGCGGGCGCGAAGCGCGCGGTGAAGCGGCTTCCGGAACGCTCCACCTCCAGTGCGTGCTCCTCGTCGCGGCCCTGGGCCCTGACCATGAGCTCCAGCTCGGCGCCGGAGGTGAAGTCGCCGCTGAGGACGAGCCGGCGCCCCTCCCAGGCGGCCCGCTCGACCACGGGGCGCGCGTGTCCGGCGCGCAGCGCGAGGTGGCCGGTCGCCGTGCGCTGCACGACCAGCTCCTGGTGCGAGCCCTCGACGGCGTAGGTACTGCCGTGGACGGAGTCCGGCAGGACCGGCGCGACGCTCTCCTGGTCGGCGGTGACCAGATGGGCGTCCCACACCTCCTGGCGGACGACCCCTCCGCACTCGATGACGGCACGGTCGAGGAGGTCGGCCGCGCGCACGCGGGCGCTGATCCGCCCGCCGTGCGCGGTCAGCGGGTAGTGGAGCACGGCGGTGCCGGGCCGACGGGTCAGGCGCAGCTCGGTGGCCCGGTCCGCGGGCGCCGAGACCGTTTCGCCCTCCAGTTCGAGCTCGCCCGTGCGGGAGTCGAAGCGGTGGCCGGTGACCAGGGCCTGCGAAGGCTCGACGGTGACGACCAGGTGGCGGTCCCGGTTCCACCGGGGCCGCACCCACAGGTCGTCGTCGACCTGCTGGTAACCGGGCCGTTCCGGCGGCCCGGCGACCGGGTTGCCGATGATCCTGCGGCGGGCCAGGCCCCGGTTGACCACGACCAGCTCGACCTTCCAGTCGCCGGGCGCCAGGCGTCCGCCCACGCGCAGGCGCCGAGGGTCGACGATGACCGTGAACCCGCCGTAGTCGTGGCGGGCGGCGTCGACCAGGTCCGGAAGGCGGTACTCGGCGGCCAGGCGCGTGCGCACGGGGAGCCTGACCCTGCGGCGGGTGGAGGCGTTCACGGCGAACGCGACCACGTGCTGCTGCCAGCGCTTGCGGGCGCGCAGGTGCCGGATGCCGACGCGGCCGCTGATGTGCAGGCGGCCGTCCTTCCAGTGGACGTCCTCGGTCTTCTGGCGGACCTTGAGCTCTTCGTCGAGCCGGTACACCTCCCGCGGCACGGTCTTGGCGGGGTCGGTGGCGTCGAAGAAGGGGTAGCGGATGTAGTAGCCGAGACCGCGCCGGACCACGGTCGCCTTCTTGATCTCCACGCTCTTGGCGAAGGTCGCGACCTCCAGGACGTCGTCCAGGCGCCGCTTGCGCACCAGGTGGCACAGGAGGCGGTCGAGGACGCCCAGGCCGCGCAACAGGCGCGGGGACACATGGTCCAGATACGCGTTGAGCAGGTCGAGGGCGAGGTCGCGGACCTCCTTGTCGGCGTCGTCCAGGCGCAGCAGCAGCTGGCGGAGCTCGCCCTGGATCAGGGCGCGGTCCCAGAGCTGCCGGTCGGCGGTGCTCAGACCGGCGGCCAGGACGCCCATGGCGTGCAGGCGGCGGGTGAGGGCCTCCGGCTCCAGGGGGACGGCACCGGACTCGCGTCGGCGCTCGAGCAGCACCGGGGCGGGCAGGACGTCGACGGCGGCGGCCGCCAGGGCGGCGCGGCGCAGGCCCAGGTCCGCGTCCTCGGGCGCGAGGCCGTGGTCGGTCAGGGAGTTCCAGAACTCCCGGAGCCAGAGCTTGTTGCCCAGAGCGGAGTCCGACGCCAGTGCGGGGATGGCGCGGGGGTCCTCGGCCATGCGGTGGTTGGCGCAGAGTCTGCGGTGGAACCTGGACGGGGAGGCGCCCAGCTCGTTGAACCGGTAGACGTTGCCCACGACCAGGTCGGAGCGGGTGTCAGCGGCGCTGGCGGCGAGGTAGGACACGGCGTAGCCGGTGAGCGCGTCACCGCCGTCCAGGAAGAGCAGGTGGGTGCCCGAGGCCGCGGCGGCGCCGCGCACCCGCGCGGCGGGGCGGTGCGGTGCGGGGTCGGTGCCGGCGAGCACGGCGGTCAGCCCGGGCGGCGGGGACTCGGCGAAGGCGGCGGCGACCGCCACGGCGTCCTCGCGCGTGCCCTCGACCGTCTCGTCGCCCTGC
This region includes:
- a CDS encoding glycine--tRNA ligase; translated protein: MAAKSEAMDALVNLAKRRGLVYPSSEIYGGLRAAWDYGPLGVELKANVKRQWWRSMVQERDDIVGLDSSVILAREVWEASGHVKAFVDPLTECQSCHKRFRADHLIEAYEEKHGREPEEGLKALACPNCGAKDSFTEPRMFNGLLRTHLGPVQDDKGLAYLRPETAQGIFVNYKNVEQSARRKIPFGIGQIGKSFRNEITPGNFIFRTREFEQMEMEFFVRPGSDEEWHQYWIDTRYQWYLDLGIAKDNLRLYEHPKEKLSHYSTRTVDIEYRFNFQGGEWGELEGVANRTDYDLRTHSEASGTDLSFFDQEKNERYFPYVIEPAAGVDRTVLTFMLDAYNVDEAPNAKGKLEKRAVMRLDPRLSPVKVAVLPLSRNTDLSPKARDLAAALRKRWNVEFDDAGAIGRRYRRQDEIGTPFCVTVDFDTLEDNAVTVRERDTMSQERVSLDQVEMYLVERLPGC
- a CDS encoding antibiotic biosynthesis monooxygenase gives rise to the protein MIVITRYSVPEADTEAFQSDAAVAVEVLSRRPGFLGHRLGRAADDPSLWTVVTEWEGAGFYRRALSDFDVKVHAVPLLSRCIDEPTAFELLTSEGSRG
- a CDS encoding CDP-glycerol glycerophosphotransferase family protein — its product is MPEPTVIVTFDVTEPHLQHCLDSLARRRDAGGDSAAGPAPGFEVVLVPVRAAVGDDSRPAVSAAEGAAADPSADDDGAEETDAAERGEDAEQGDETVEGTREDAVAVAAAFAESPPPGLTAVLAGTDPAPHRPAARVRGAAAASGTHLLFLDGGDALTGYAVSYLAASAADTRSDLVVGNVYRFNELGASPSRFHRRLCANHRMAEDPRAIPALASDSALGNKLWLREFWNSLTDHGLAPEDADLGLRRAALAAAAVDVLPAPVLLERRRESGAVPLEPEALTRRLHAMGVLAAGLSTADRQLWDRALIQGELRQLLLRLDDADKEVRDLALDLLNAYLDHVSPRLLRGLGVLDRLLCHLVRKRRLDDVLEVATFAKSVEIKKATVVRRGLGYYIRYPFFDATDPAKTVPREVYRLDEELKVRQKTEDVHWKDGRLHISGRVGIRHLRARKRWQQHVVAFAVNASTRRRVRLPVRTRLAAEYRLPDLVDAARHDYGGFTVIVDPRRLRVGGRLAPGDWKVELVVVNRGLARRRIIGNPVAGPPERPGYQQVDDDLWVRPRWNRDRHLVVTVEPSQALVTGHRFDSRTGELELEGETVSAPADRATELRLTRRPGTAVLHYPLTAHGGRISARVRAADLLDRAVIECGGVVRQEVWDAHLVTADQESVAPVLPDSVHGSTYAVEGSHQELVVQRTATGHLALRAGHARPVVERAAWEGRRLVLSGDFTSGAELELMVRAQGRDEEHALEVERSGSRFTARFAPADVPTLSGELSLPAGGYQLWGRVADLDGAGSTDVGVEFSEELISHLPLAMQTSERTYTLSYKGHGLPVLRVGTDLHPAERGAFAQRELREGFYAAQRHTPVVDGVLFDTYTGRQYSDSPRSIHEELRRRGRWADYPMSWLVADGQVRPPADLAPVRHRGREYYEALARSRYLVTNSRQPAWFDARPDQVVVQTWHGSMLKRIGFDVENIRGKSRDYFDMLAWETRQWDYLVSPSPWATPILRSAFRFEGEILETGYPRNDIFFSPDREALAERTRRRLGLPEGKKVVLYAPTWRDDKYYTRGKHKLDLHLDLRRMYEKLGEDHVLLVRRHPRVVDSVPIVGEDFVYDVSLYPEIMELFLVTDVLVTDYSSMMFDFANTGRPMLFFTYDLESYRDNLRGFYFDFEETAPGPLLTRSDDVIGALLDIDRVAEEHRGTYRSFVERFCPLDDGHAAERVVDRVFGRD